In one window of Drosophila ananassae strain 14024-0371.13 chromosome XR, ASM1763931v2, whole genome shotgun sequence DNA:
- the LOC6504438 gene encoding uncharacterized protein LOC6504438, with the protein MFSPSRALRPALSRCYTQIKGGPVSGGSSSSKAPKAGSQSSSASSGQASVTGLTSNCVKPTTGPVGPGASTTGDYKVPEYYCFNRFSYAEAEVEMAKYRCPQPSALRK; encoded by the coding sequence ATGTTCTCTCCATCGCGTGCTCTTCGCCCGGCCTTGAGCCGCTGCTACACCCAGATCAAAGGCGGCCCCGTTTCCGGCGGAAGCAGCAGTTCGAAAGCCCCAAAAGCTGGATCGCAGTCTTCCTCAGCATCCTCCGGCCAGGCTTCCGTCACGGGACTAACCAGCAACTGCGTGAAGCCCACCACCGGACCCGTGGGACCCGGTGCCTCGACTACTGGGGATTACAAAGTCCCGGAATACTACTGTTTCAACCGTTTTAGCTACGCAGAGGCGGAGGTGGAAATGGCCAAGTACCGCTGCCCACAGCCATCGGCTCTCAGGAAGTAG